In a genomic window of Canis lupus familiaris isolate Mischka breed German Shepherd chromosome 13, alternate assembly UU_Cfam_GSD_1.0, whole genome shotgun sequence:
- the LOC102157316 gene encoding collagen alpha-2(I) chain-like isoform X1, giving the protein MTKTLGKRAGQGQWKCEDARGGVGGGHSGALGGAGRGESLRAGPRPHTGSSGNSGWDRRRRKHSPEPSEWSRGRAGGCLPPTITSDKGGHIPVAKGVNSSKSAGNKSPPVSCTQGPLCRIGRKRATWPHRTHQGFRGRDGAWMSSQPPAGSIERRGLLTGRTDGEEAVLTLSRGAAGWAQARALRKPAATGAKDVVGWAQRPPALHATRWRNLSPGVFKPRSSTGHKMPTPGPLGSQGAGPTPRSPPFPRGGQSGVGGLLHTCGVAGVMGVVAATGLGGFQPPGGSQWGPVQGRWNKPDSLGGPVPGAAPCSPCPCGHPAASTPQS; this is encoded by the exons ATGACTAAAACGCTGGGCAAGCGTGCTGGGCAGGGACAGTGGAAGTGCGAGGACGCCcggggaggagtggggggtggacactcaggggccctggggggggcggggaggggcgagAGCCTGCGGGCTGGGCCTCGTCCTCACACCGGGTCCTCAGGAAACAGCGGCTgggacagaaggaggaggaagcacagcccagagcccagcgAGTGGAGCAGAGGACGAGCAG GTGGCTGCCTGCCTCCGACCATCACATCAGACAAAGGAGGTCACATCCCTGTGGCCAAAGGGGTGAACAGTTCCAAGTCTGCTGGAAACAAGAGCCCTCCTGTCAGCTGTACACAGGGACCCTTATGCCGCATCGGCAGGAAACGGGCCACGTGGCCACATCGGACACACCAGGGCTTCCGTGGGAGGGACGGGGCGTGGATGTCGAGCCAGCCACCGGCAGGATCCATAGAGAGACGCGGGTTACTCACG GGCCGCACAGATGGCGAAGAAGCCGTCCTCACGCTCTCCCGGGGTGCAGCTGGGTGGGCACAGGCCAGAGCTCTCCGGAAGCCGGCAGCCACGGGCGCAAAGGACGTGGTTGGGTGGGCCCAGCGACCACCCGCCCTCCACGCCACCCGGTGGAGGAATCTGAGCCCAGGTGTGTTCAAACCCCGGAGCAGCACCGGCCACAAGATGCCAACCCCAGGCCCCCTTGGCAGCCAGGGCGCTGGGCCAACCCCACGGTCCCCACCCTTTCCCCGAGGCGGTCAGTCCGGGGTGGGGGGCCTCCTGCACACTTGTGGGGTCGCGGGGGTCATGGGGGTCGTGGCAGCCACGGGGTTAGGGGGTTTCCAGCCACCTGGAGGCTCGCAGTGGGGCCCCGTGCAGGGCAGGTGGAACAAGCCGGACAGCTTGGGGGGCCCTGTCccgggggctgcgccctgctccccctgcccgtGCGGCCACCCCGCTGCCAGCACCCCACAGTCTTGA
- the LOC102157316 gene encoding uncharacterized protein LOC102157316 isoform X2 has translation MGPSVPGPRWHAHLRGNEGHVRKRKQRLGQKEEEAQPRAQRVEQRTSRWLPASDHHIRQRRSHPCGQRGEQFQVCWKQEPSCQLYTGTLMPHRQETGHVATSDTPGLPWEGRGVDVEPATGRIHRETRVTHGPHRWRRSRPHALPGCSWVGTGQSSPEAGSHGRKGRGWVGPATTRPPRHPVEESEPRCVQTPEQHRPQDANPRPPWQPGRWANPTVPTLSPRRSVRGGGPPAHLWGRGGHGGRGSHGVRGFPATWRLAVGPRAGQVEQAGQLGGPCPGGCALLPLPVRPPRCQHPTVLITAAAEKP, from the exons ATGGGGCCCTCAGTCCCTGGCCCCCGGTGGCATGCCCATCTCCGTGGCAACGAGGGCCACGTGAGGAAGAG GAAACAGCGGCTgggacagaaggaggaggaagcacagcccagagcccagcgAGTGGAGCAGAGGACGAGCAG GTGGCTGCCTGCCTCCGACCATCACATCAGACAAAGGAGGTCACATCCCTGTGGCCAAAGGGGTGAACAGTTCCAAGTCTGCTGGAAACAAGAGCCCTCCTGTCAGCTGTACACAGGGACCCTTATGCCGCATCGGCAGGAAACGGGCCACGTGGCCACATCGGACACACCAGGGCTTCCGTGGGAGGGACGGGGCGTGGATGTCGAGCCAGCCACCGGCAGGATCCATAGAGAGACGCGGGTTACTCACG GGCCGCACAGATGGCGAAGAAGCCGTCCTCACGCTCTCCCGGGGTGCAGCTGGGTGGGCACAGGCCAGAGCTCTCCGGAAGCCGGCAGCCACGGGCGCAAAGGACGTGGTTGGGTGGGCCCAGCGACCACCCGCCCTCCACGCCACCCGGTGGAGGAATCTGAGCCCAGGTGTGTTCAAACCCCGGAGCAGCACCGGCCACAAGATGCCAACCCCAGGCCCCCTTGGCAGCCAGGGCGCTGGGCCAACCCCACGGTCCCCACCCTTTCCCCGAGGCGGTCAGTCCGGGGTGGGGGGCCTCCTGCACACTTGTGGGGTCGCGGGGGTCATGGGGGTCGTGGCAGCCACGGGGTTAGGGGGTTTCCAGCCACCTGGAGGCTCGCAGTGGGGCCCCGTGCAGGGCAGGTGGAACAAGCCGGACAGCTTGGGGGGCCCTGTCccgggggctgcgccctgctccccctgcccgtGCGGCCACCCCGCTGCCAGCACCCCACAGTCTTGATCACGGCAGCTGCAGAGAAGCCTTGA
- the LOC102157316 gene encoding uncharacterized protein LOC102157316 isoform X4, with protein sequence MGPSVPGPRWHAHLRGNEGHVRKRKQRLGQKEEEAQPRAQRVEQRTSRWLPASDHHIRQRRSHPCGQRGEQFQVCWKQEPSCQLYTGTLMPHRQETGHVATSDTPGLPWEGRGVDVEPATGRIHRETRVTHGTTQRTSSLRVKLPGCPPPWGPDGQPPASPTEVPSTAPLARVTPDRLGDLQGRRPHDPCKGSREGGGTRVIAHPDTHRGRR encoded by the exons ATGGGGCCCTCAGTCCCTGGCCCCCGGTGGCATGCCCATCTCCGTGGCAACGAGGGCCACGTGAGGAAGAG GAAACAGCGGCTgggacagaaggaggaggaagcacagcccagagcccagcgAGTGGAGCAGAGGACGAGCAG GTGGCTGCCTGCCTCCGACCATCACATCAGACAAAGGAGGTCACATCCCTGTGGCCAAAGGGGTGAACAGTTCCAAGTCTGCTGGAAACAAGAGCCCTCCTGTCAGCTGTACACAGGGACCCTTATGCCGCATCGGCAGGAAACGGGCCACGTGGCCACATCGGACACACCAGGGCTTCCGTGGGAGGGACGGGGCGTGGATGTCGAGCCAGCCACCGGCAGGATCCATAGAGAGACGCGGGTTACTCACG GCACCACCCAAAGGACCAGCTCACTTCGGGTGAAGCTGCCTGGGTGTCCCCCACCTTGGGGCCCAGAtggccagcctcctgcctccccaacAGAAGTCCCCTCCACAGCACCCCTGGCCCGGGTCACCCCAGACCGTCTCGGGGACCTCCAAGGCCGGCGACCTCACGACCCCTGCaaaggcagcagggagggaggggggacacGGGTCATCGCACACCCGGACACCCATCGAGGGCGGCGGTAA